The following are encoded together in the Candidatus Woesebacteria bacterium genome:
- the argS gene encoding arginine--tRNA ligase, whose translation MVEKIIYIALQKIVGEVEFDLEIPARSENGDYSTNVAMKLFANLKNKQQDLEIMGEKFEVVSPRSIAELIRDKLSKDEELSTYISKIEVAGSGFVNFYLNNAYLINVIKEVLAKGSNYGKKASNNGKRAIVEYSSPNIAKPFTIGHLRSTVIGDAYANMLEMVGWEVLRDNHLGDWGTQFGKQIYAIKAWGSETEIEKSENPVKDLVALYVRFHKEAETNPELEDKAREWFKKLESGDEEVRRLWLKCIDWSFREFSKIYNELGVKFSEKFNGGRGLGESFFEDKMHAVIEELDNKSFLKVGEGGAKLVFFDNDKYPPAMILKKDGSTLYHTRDLATDKYRKDNFDPDLIVNEVGAEQQLYFKQLFEMEKMLGWFDLSQRVHLFHGMFRFKDRKMSTRKGNVIWLEEVLEQAISRAREMGSKVSETAKIIGIGAIKWNDLKHDPKADVVFDWDEILNMQGNSGPYMQYTYARCMSVLEKSGSKSVGLSSDGTYQLNADEREITTKLSQYSGTILIGVKNYSPSVICTYLYNLASTFNKFYNSNKIVGSDNEELRLALTKATATVIKSGLDILGIQAPERM comes from the coding sequence ATGGTTGAAAAAATAATATACATTGCGCTCCAAAAAATTGTCGGCGAAGTTGAGTTTGATCTTGAAATTCCAGCTAGAAGCGAAAATGGTGATTACTCAACAAATGTTGCCATGAAATTGTTTGCCAATCTGAAAAACAAGCAACAGGATCTGGAAATAATGGGCGAGAAATTCGAAGTCGTAAGTCCCCGGAGTATTGCTGAATTAATAAGAGATAAGCTATCAAAAGACGAGGAACTATCTACTTATATATCAAAAATTGAAGTTGCGGGAAGTGGATTTGTAAATTTTTATTTAAACAATGCATATTTGATTAATGTAATTAAAGAAGTACTAGCCAAAGGTAGTAACTACGGTAAGAAAGCTTCAAATAATGGGAAAAGGGCGATTGTCGAATATTCATCTCCCAATATAGCCAAGCCGTTTACGATAGGACATTTGCGTTCAACTGTAATTGGAGATGCTTATGCTAATATGTTGGAAATGGTTGGGTGGGAAGTTCTTCGGGATAATCATTTGGGTGATTGGGGTACACAGTTTGGTAAACAAATATATGCAATTAAAGCTTGGGGAAGCGAAACGGAAATCGAAAAATCCGAAAATCCGGTTAAAGATTTGGTTGCCTTGTATGTTAGATTTCACAAAGAGGCTGAAACAAATCCTGAGCTCGAAGACAAAGCGAGAGAGTGGTTTAAAAAATTGGAAAGTGGCGATGAGGAAGTGAGAAGACTATGGTTAAAATGCATCGATTGGTCGTTTAGGGAGTTTAGTAAAATATACAACGAGCTTGGAGTTAAATTTAGTGAGAAATTTAATGGCGGAAGAGGCCTGGGGGAGAGCTTTTTTGAGGACAAAATGCATGCCGTTATTGAAGAATTAGACAATAAAAGTTTTCTTAAAGTAGGTGAAGGGGGGGCCAAGCTTGTTTTCTTTGACAATGACAAATATCCACCTGCGATGATACTCAAAAAAGACGGATCAACATTGTATCATACGAGAGATTTGGCTACCGACAAGTATAGGAAAGATAATTTTGATCCGGATTTAATTGTGAATGAAGTTGGAGCTGAGCAACAACTTTATTTTAAACAACTTTTTGAAATGGAGAAGATGTTGGGATGGTTTGATCTTTCACAAAGAGTTCATTTGTTTCATGGAATGTTCAGATTTAAAGATAGAAAAATGTCGACAAGAAAAGGAAATGTTATTTGGCTCGAAGAAGTTTTAGAGCAAGCTATTTCTCGAGCAAGAGAGATGGGATCAAAGGTCAGCGAAACTGCAAAAATAATTGGTATTGGAGCTATTAAATGGAACGATCTTAAACACGATCCAAAAGCTGATGTCGTATTTGATTGGGATGAAATACTAAACATGCAAGGAAATTCCGGTCCTTACATGCAGTACACATATGCAAGGTGCATGAGTGTTTTAGAAAAATCGGGGAGTAAAAGTGTCGGTTTAAGTAGCGATGGCACTTATCAACTTAACGCCGATGAACGAGAGATAACGACCAAATTATCCCAATATTCTGGTACGATACTAATTGGGGTGAAAAATTACTCACCCAGTGTAATTTGCACCTATCTTTATAATTTGGCAAGTACTTTTAATAAATTTTACAACTCCAACAAAATTGTCGGATCTGATAATGAGGAACTACGACTTGCATTAACAAAAGCTACTGCGACAGTAATAAAGTCGGGGCTTGATATTCTGGGTATACAGGCTCCTGAGAGGATGTAG
- a CDS encoding insulinase family protein, protein MIFEKAHLENGLRVITTPLPNMESATVTIWVNTGSRYESPKVAGISHFLEHMVAKGTTKRPTAKIIAETIDAFGGEFNAGTTKDWTNFYIKTRKAKLSLAFDLISDMVLDPLLKDEDIEREKGVIVEEIGMYEDTPMMHIDDVFERLIFKGHNLGCDIIGTRKSVKDMTRNDFLRYRKAYYCSDNILVTVSGGVDAKTVNKLAQKHLSSLPKLHPSVYKKFVPTQKKPRVLLEDKKAEQAHFMLGFLGRKRGEKDRFAEAVLTTILGGGMSSRLFSEVREKRGLAYSIRTSSDHYDDTGYVETYAGVDPKRIDEALKVILDQTYGLSSGEYKITSTEINKAKEYLKGHIALSLEDTKVINHFFGIRELKLGKLETPQDVYEGIDKVSYDEILAVAQSIFNPEKLNLAIIGPYKDDSKFKKIITGK, encoded by the coding sequence ATGATTTTTGAAAAAGCACATCTCGAGAACGGACTTCGGGTAATTACCACGCCTTTGCCAAATATGGAAAGTGCGACAGTCACAATTTGGGTAAATACGGGTTCAAGATATGAATCGCCCAAAGTAGCCGGCATCAGCCATTTTCTGGAGCATATGGTTGCCAAGGGTACGACAAAACGTCCAACGGCAAAAATAATTGCGGAAACAATTGATGCGTTTGGTGGTGAGTTTAATGCTGGAACCACCAAAGATTGGACAAATTTCTATATTAAAACAAGAAAAGCCAAGTTGTCTCTGGCGTTTGATTTAATTTCCGACATGGTATTGGATCCGCTTTTGAAAGACGAAGATATCGAGCGGGAAAAAGGTGTGATAGTTGAGGAAATTGGGATGTACGAGGATACACCCATGATGCACATTGATGATGTTTTCGAGCGCTTGATATTTAAGGGTCATAATTTGGGATGTGACATTATCGGAACAAGGAAAAGCGTTAAGGATATGACAAGGAATGATTTCTTGCGATATAGAAAAGCATATTATTGTAGCGATAATATTTTGGTGACGGTGTCGGGTGGAGTTGACGCCAAGACGGTTAATAAATTAGCTCAGAAGCATTTAAGTTCTTTGCCCAAACTACATCCGTCAGTATACAAAAAGTTTGTGCCAACGCAGAAAAAACCAAGAGTACTTTTAGAAGACAAAAAAGCAGAACAAGCGCATTTCATGTTGGGCTTTTTGGGTAGAAAACGTGGAGAGAAAGACAGATTTGCAGAAGCTGTTTTAACAACAATTCTTGGCGGAGGAATGAGTTCTCGTCTGTTTTCGGAGGTCCGAGAAAAAAGGGGATTGGCATATAGCATACGTACCAGTTCCGATCATTATGACGATACGGGCTATGTGGAAACTTATGCGGGTGTAGATCCAAAGAGAATCGACGAAGCACTGAAAGTAATTTTAGACCAAACTTACGGGCTAAGTAGTGGTGAGTACAAAATTACATCAACTGAGATTAACAAAGCAAAAGAGTATTTGAAAGGGCATATTGCGTTATCTTTGGAGGATACAAAAGTTATTAATCATTTTTTTGGAATTCGAGAACTCAAACTTGGTAAATTAGAAACACCGCAAGATGTTTATGAAGGAATTGATAAGGTATCTTATGACGAGATTCTTGCAGTAGCACAAAGTATATTTAATCCCGAAAAACTGAATCTGGCAATAATTGGACCATATAAGGACGATAGTAAATTTAAGAAGATAATTACAGGCAAGTGA
- a CDS encoding nucleoside-diphosphate kinase (catalyzes the formation of nucleoside triphosphate from ATP and nucleoside diphosphate) — translation MSIKTNHHEKSLVLIKPDGVQRGLIGEVITRFERKGLKVVAMKMIWPDKKKAMDHYFWSDEEKEASGGRTIEAYKAQGYKITKSAKEYAEDVQRRLYSYLQTGPIVAMVIEGAHAIEHVRKVVGHGNPLSADVGSIRADFTIDSYVVADDVDRAARNLIHASGNPSEAAREMSVWFKDNEIVDYDLAIEKILYSKEWEDERKDLVKGD, via the coding sequence ATGTCGATAAAAACCAATCATCATGAGAAAAGTCTGGTACTTATTAAACCAGATGGTGTACAAAGAGGGCTTATCGGTGAGGTTATTACCAGGTTTGAACGAAAAGGCTTGAAAGTTGTTGCCATGAAAATGATTTGGCCTGACAAAAAAAAGGCAATGGATCATTATTTTTGGTCTGACGAAGAAAAAGAAGCATCTGGTGGAAGAACTATCGAAGCATACAAAGCGCAAGGTTATAAAATCACCAAGTCGGCCAAAGAGTATGCGGAAGACGTACAAAGAAGACTCTACAGCTATCTTCAGACAGGACCGATTGTCGCTATGGTAATTGAAGGTGCGCATGCAATTGAGCATGTGAGGAAAGTTGTCGGCCACGGCAATCCTTTATCAGCAGACGTAGGATCAATCAGAGCTGATTTTACTATTGATTCGTATGTTGTGGCGGATGATGTGGATCGGGCGGCTAGAAATCTAATTCACGCATCGGGTAATCCCAGTGAGGCAGCACGAGAGATGTCAGTTTGGTTTAAAGACAATGAAATTGTCGATTACGACCTTGCGATTGAAAAGATACTTTATTCAAAAGAATGGGAAGATGAGCGTAAGGATTTAGTAAAAGGAGATTAA
- a CDS encoding helix-turn-helix domain-containing protein, protein MSIVDTAQFKEFEGFLMENINLRSNGLIKTLPGLGVSYFINNFIQAHRDLDARRITSIDEDLGNVNILDMDFNKNRYALKDADHIFRLSRDEKLVFLVVNTPNDLHSEDFRTSYTSERVFNTYTFKVFDNDSARTFAWEILPNLQEEQFLKAYAYSGGIARLIKYFMVSTDRLGNSVDELLVNQTLTHLIDPIAEIVTDTPESTLREIGIKTDEGYKGEILKAFLKLRPHETGNAITIETDLTFFENGHRSDETLIKLEKDVLEHLMKEGVITREKIAEIKWGENSYDDFSDQAINKSIQRLNKKLKYHQLTAIPKVGYKLEAIDTSI, encoded by the coding sequence ATGTCTATCGTAGACACTGCTCAATTTAAGGAATTCGAGGGTTTTCTAATGGAAAATATTAACCTTCGGTCAAACGGTTTGATCAAAACGCTACCCGGTCTTGGGGTATCGTACTTTATTAACAACTTCATCCAAGCTCATCGTGATTTAGATGCCAGACGTATTACGTCTATCGATGAAGATTTGGGGAACGTAAACATTCTTGATATGGATTTTAATAAGAATCGCTATGCCCTCAAAGACGCAGACCATATTTTCAGGTTGAGCCGTGACGAGAAATTGGTTTTCTTGGTCGTAAATACACCGAATGATTTACATAGTGAAGATTTTCGAACTAGTTACACCTCGGAACGGGTGTTTAATACGTATACTTTTAAAGTATTTGATAACGACAGTGCCCGTACATTTGCCTGGGAGATTTTACCAAACCTTCAGGAAGAGCAGTTTTTAAAAGCATATGCCTATTCAGGGGGGATAGCCAGATTAATAAAATACTTCATGGTGAGCACAGACAGACTTGGTAATAGTGTGGATGAATTATTAGTTAATCAGACGCTGACGCATTTGATTGATCCGATTGCAGAAATTGTTACAGATACGCCCGAGAGTACTTTGCGTGAAATCGGTATAAAAACAGACGAAGGATACAAGGGTGAGATATTAAAAGCGTTTCTGAAACTTAGACCGCACGAAACGGGAAATGCGATTACGATTGAAACCGATCTGACCTTTTTTGAGAATGGCCATAGGTCTGATGAAACGTTAATTAAACTTGAAAAAGATGTTTTGGAACATTTGATGAAGGAAGGCGTAATAACGCGCGAAAAAATAGCGGAAATTAAATGGGGGGAGAATAGTTATGATGATTTTTCCGATCAAGCGATAAACAAAAGCATTCAACGGCTTAACAAGAAACTAAAATATCACCAACTTACGGCAATTCCGAAAGTGGGGTACAAGCTGGAGGCTATAGATACTTCAATTTAA
- a CDS encoding transposase, translated as MPRRNVVKVYADHSYYHVYNRGVEKRSIFLDPSDYKKFTCLLVEALTPPYHQHIDGFDVPKRLPQNFEKEIDLISYCLMPNHFHLLIRQELRNSMEKFMHSITTRYSMYFNKKYSRVGTLFQSNYRASLVENDIYLLHLTKYIHLNPRGIVTDISNWHSSCSDYLGMSKRSWIKPEIVLSIFSKSKLTEIKSNNTYQNFMNDLEPPALSKELSID; from the coding sequence ATGCCGCGAAGAAATGTAGTCAAAGTTTATGCTGACCACAGCTATTACCATGTATACAACCGTGGTGTAGAAAAAAGAAGTATATTTTTAGACCCGAGTGATTACAAAAAGTTCACTTGTCTCCTTGTCGAAGCATTAACTCCCCCATATCATCAACATATTGATGGTTTTGATGTGCCCAAACGACTTCCTCAAAACTTTGAAAAAGAGATTGATTTAATCTCATATTGTTTGATGCCCAATCACTTTCATTTATTAATTAGACAAGAATTAAGAAATTCGATGGAAAAATTCATGCATTCTATAACCACAAGATACTCAATGTATTTTAATAAAAAATATAGTCGTGTTGGTACTTTATTTCAAAGTAATTATCGAGCTTCACTTGTCGAAAATGACATATACTTGCTCCACCTAACCAAATATATTCATTTAAATCCTCGTGGAATTGTTACCGACATTTCGAATTGGCACTCTTCATGTTCTGATTATCTGGGAATGAGCAAAAGAAGTTGGATTAAACCAGAGATTGTGTTATCTATATTCTCGAAATCCAAACTCACTGAAATTAAATCAAACAATACGTATCAAAACTTCATGAACGATCTTGAACCACCTGCTTTGTCGAAAGAGTTGTCAATCGATTAA
- a CDS encoding glycosyltransferase: MKHKISVIIPTLNEEKYIGNLLDDLSNQTLLPHEVIVVDAKSVDKTKKVVTTHKLKPIFHIHKKGVVHQRNFGIAQSTGEIIILMDADVRINEKFIENSLHQFYKHDLHIACPNYRADSKHPDIKLCFAFINSIFVVTQKFAPSGAGMCIITTKSHVIKHGGFDETYNAYEDWEFIRRLGRKGKFKILKTYVKGSDRRFVKEGVIKVMSQYTILTLLHCLKMKRVANKIPYKFGGY; encoded by the coding sequence ATGAAACACAAAATTTCAGTCATAATACCCACTTTGAATGAAGAAAAATATATTGGCAACTTGCTTGATGATTTATCTAACCAGACACTATTGCCCCATGAAGTTATTGTCGTCGATGCCAAGTCGGTAGACAAAACCAAGAAAGTCGTAACCACCCACAAACTAAAACCAATATTCCACATTCACAAAAAGGGCGTCGTACACCAAAGGAATTTTGGAATTGCACAATCAACAGGTGAAATTATTATTCTTATGGATGCAGATGTCAGAATTAATGAAAAATTCATTGAAAATTCATTACATCAATTTTATAAACACGATTTGCATATCGCTTGCCCTAATTACAGGGCGGACTCAAAACACCCCGATATCAAACTGTGCTTTGCTTTTATAAATTCAATTTTTGTTGTGACGCAAAAATTTGCACCCTCAGGCGCCGGAATGTGTATCATCACGACGAAAAGCCATGTAATTAAACACGGTGGATTTGATGAGACATACAATGCATACGAAGACTGGGAGTTTATACGACGGTTGGGTAGAAAAGGCAAATTTAAGATACTTAAAACTTACGTCAAGGGTTCGGATAGAAGATTTGTGAAAGAAGGAGTAATTAAGGTAATGAGTCAATACACGATCCTCACTCTGCTTCATTGTTTAAAAATGAAACGGGTCGCTAACAAAATCCCGTATAAGTTTGGGGGGTATTGA
- a CDS encoding prenyltransferase, translated as MAKSKFGKLVYISRPRFYPYLLGTYLVGFTSVANKADFLSLTFLLTFIFFTLPANLFLYGINDLYDSDTDKYSVKKKGKEFVASQKDKLLSRATLYCFLIGIVTLIIQTSFLSMMSLSLFLALSYLYSASPFRLKARPFLDFGANFLYITPGLVGYFQNTNTYPPLLIILAASFWAFAMHIFSAIPDIKADKNAQLKTTAVFLGRKNAIILCVLFWSLTSFILFYINMPVTLSLVSLTYPSIAFLAFKISEKDYIKLYWYFPAINLIVGFLLFSVSALHLL; from the coding sequence ATGGCAAAATCTAAATTCGGCAAGTTAGTCTACATTTCTCGTCCGCGTTTTTATCCATATCTTCTGGGAACTTACCTTGTGGGGTTTACATCTGTCGCAAACAAAGCTGATTTTCTAAGTTTGACTTTTCTTTTAACATTTATTTTTTTTACGTTACCCGCAAATTTATTCCTCTATGGCATAAATGATTTATACGACTCGGATACCGATAAATATTCGGTAAAAAAGAAAGGCAAAGAATTTGTCGCCAGCCAAAAAGACAAATTACTTTCTCGAGCTACCTTGTACTGTTTTTTGATTGGAATTGTTACACTAATTATCCAAACATCATTCCTTTCGATGATGTCATTGTCGCTTTTTCTAGCTCTTTCTTATCTTTATTCCGCTTCCCCATTTAGACTAAAGGCAAGACCGTTTCTGGATTTTGGTGCAAATTTTTTATATATCACTCCGGGGCTTGTCGGATACTTCCAAAATACAAATACATATCCACCACTTCTAATAATTTTGGCAGCCTCTTTCTGGGCATTTGCTATGCATATATTCTCGGCAATTCCTGACATCAAGGCAGACAAAAATGCACAATTAAAAACAACGGCTGTATTTCTAGGTAGAAAAAACGCGATCATTTTGTGTGTTTTATTCTGGTCACTTACTAGTTTCATTTTGTTTTATATAAATATGCCAGTCACACTTAGCTTAGTTAGCCTAACGTATCCTTCTATTGCTTTCCTTGCATTTAAGATAAGTGAAAAAGACTATATAAAACTATATTGGTACTTCCCCGCCATAAATTTAATTGTCGGATTCTTATTGTTTAGTGTAAGCGCTCTGCATTTGTTATGA
- a CDS encoding phytoene/squalene synthase family protein, protein MIHKRIKGIFKKGSVTYYWSSLFFPKSVREDVFNLYAFVRIADNFVDSKNQNRDGFTSFRKKFEKAYKSQKICNDLVIDNFIKLTRRRNFNKRWVDAFLDSMRADFNGNVCSDFPQIKKYMYGSAEVIGLMMAQIMSLPQSSHESAKMLGRAYQYLNIIRDVSTDNSLKRIYIPLSEIKKYGLSNLTRPTNTTDEQKFVTLIRAQIDIYKTWMVKAKEGYRYIPPRLLIPIMTSSDMYDWTAQVIYKNPLIVFEKVVKPSPSKVILCLIRNTICQLPAIGYWCAGIKHVSIKHGKI, encoded by the coding sequence ATGATACACAAAAGGATTAAGGGTATTTTCAAAAAAGGAAGCGTAACTTATTATTGGTCAAGTTTATTTTTTCCCAAATCGGTTCGTGAAGATGTATTTAATTTATATGCTTTTGTAAGAATTGCCGACAATTTTGTTGATAGTAAAAATCAAAACAGAGACGGTTTTACTTCCTTTAGAAAGAAATTTGAAAAAGCTTACAAATCACAGAAGATCTGTAATGACTTAGTGATAGACAATTTCATTAAACTCACGCGACGAAGAAACTTCAACAAGAGGTGGGTTGATGCTTTTCTTGATTCGATGAGAGCGGATTTTAATGGAAACGTGTGTAGTGACTTTCCTCAAATCAAAAAGTATATGTACGGCTCAGCCGAAGTAATCGGTCTAATGATGGCACAAATAATGTCACTACCCCAATCTAGCCATGAATCGGCCAAAATGCTTGGACGAGCTTATCAATATTTAAATATTATCCGTGATGTATCGACTGATAACTCACTCAAGCGAATTTACATTCCCCTTTCTGAAATAAAAAAATACGGTCTTAGTAATTTAACTAGGCCTACAAATACTACCGACGAGCAAAAATTCGTCACCCTAATCCGTGCGCAGATTGATATCTACAAGACATGGATGGTCAAAGCAAAGGAAGGTTACCGTTATATTCCACCACGGCTTCTTATTCCCATCATGACATCATCAGATATGTATGATTGGACCGCACAAGTAATTTACAAAAATCCTTTAATCGTTTTTGAGAAAGTAGTAAAACCGTCACCCTCTAAAGTAATATTATGTTTAATTAGAAACACTATTTGCCAGTTACCCGCAATCGGCTATTGGTGCGCCGGAATTAAACACGTATCCATCAAACATGGCAAAATCTAA
- the crtI gene encoding phytoene desaturase encodes MSKNTHKTIAIIGSGIGGLASAALLAKDGYKVDVYEKNEQLGGRASLYKEKGFTFDMGPSWFMMPDVFEKYYAEFGLKLSDVLKLTPLDPQYRVYFENKEFYDMSENIGKTKQIFENLEKGAAKKFDEYLADSKIKYEIALNSILYKNADNPLDLFSKDLINKSFGVQNFLPIKNHIAKYFKNPKIQQILTYNIVFLGCSPDNAPALFSMMAHADFGLGVFYPKGGIYEIVRSLVKLGKKYNVTYHYNSPVTEIITHEGLVTHIKTNGKKVAYDIVISNADYKFTESLIDNENYRTYSDKYWDKKILTPSAFLLYLGVKGKLPQLIHHTLYFGSDWKAHFREIFDTPTWPTNPSFYINKTSATDDKVAPKGHENLMVLVPIAAGLEENKMWKESYSNYIVNFIDDKIGTNIAKNIVYKKIFSVSDFTSRYNSTGGNALGGLAHTLFQSSIFRPTNKSKKLNNLFFAGANTVPGIGVPPAIVSSHLVRDRIKKYDTQKD; translated from the coding sequence ATGTCGAAAAATACACACAAAACAATTGCAATAATCGGTTCAGGAATTGGAGGTCTAGCCTCAGCTGCACTGCTAGCTAAAGATGGCTACAAAGTTGACGTCTACGAAAAAAATGAACAATTAGGCGGCAGAGCAAGTTTGTACAAAGAAAAGGGCTTTACTTTTGACATGGGTCCGTCTTGGTTTATGATGCCCGATGTCTTTGAGAAATATTACGCTGAGTTTGGCTTGAAACTGTCCGATGTACTCAAACTCACTCCGCTTGATCCGCAGTACCGCGTCTACTTTGAAAACAAAGAATTTTACGACATGTCCGAGAATATCGGAAAAACCAAACAGATATTTGAGAATTTAGAAAAAGGGGCAGCAAAAAAGTTTGACGAATATTTAGCCGATTCAAAAATTAAGTATGAAATTGCATTAAATTCGATACTTTATAAAAACGCTGATAATCCGCTTGATCTTTTCAGTAAAGATTTGATAAACAAGTCATTTGGTGTACAAAACTTTCTCCCTATCAAAAACCATATCGCAAAATATTTTAAGAATCCAAAAATACAGCAAATACTAACTTACAACATCGTGTTTTTAGGATGCTCCCCCGACAACGCACCTGCGCTTTTTTCCATGATGGCACATGCCGACTTTGGTCTTGGGGTTTTTTATCCGAAAGGTGGAATTTACGAAATTGTCAGAAGTCTAGTGAAATTAGGCAAAAAATACAATGTAACTTACCATTACAACTCCCCTGTCACAGAAATCATTACTCATGAAGGGTTAGTTACACACATTAAAACAAACGGTAAAAAAGTCGCTTATGACATTGTCATCTCAAATGCCGATTACAAGTTTACGGAAAGTCTAATCGACAATGAAAATTATCGCACCTACTCTGACAAATATTGGGATAAAAAAATACTTACTCCCTCAGCTTTTTTACTCTATCTTGGCGTTAAGGGAAAACTTCCACAGCTAATTCATCACACTTTGTATTTCGGATCAGACTGGAAGGCACATTTTAGAGAAATATTTGATACTCCCACCTGGCCAACTAACCCAAGTTTTTATATAAATAAAACTTCGGCGACCGATGACAAGGTAGCTCCCAAAGGACACGAAAATCTGATGGTCTTAGTTCCAATTGCCGCGGGGTTAGAAGAAAATAAGATGTGGAAAGAAAGTTACTCAAATTACATTGTTAATTTTATAGACGACAAAATAGGCACAAACATTGCGAAAAACATTGTTTACAAAAAAATCTTTTCTGTAAGTGATTTTACTTCAAGGTACAATAGCACTGGCGGAAATGCCCTTGGTGGATTGGCACACACTCTTTTCCAGTCTTCCATATTTCGACCAACAAACAAAAGCAAGAAGCTAAATAATCTATTCTTTGCCGGAGCCAACACTGTCCCCGGAATCGGAGTTCCACCGGCGATTGTATCATCTCACTTGGTTCGCGACAGAATTAAAAAATATGATACACAAAAGGATTAA
- the rsmI gene encoding 16S rRNA (cytidine(1402)-2'-O)-methyltransferase, protein MKDIPVNFGKLYIVATPIGNLADISNRAIDVLKNVNYILAEDTRVTAKLLNRFDIDQRLVSFHQHTPEQKYLSVLKDLIDGKNIAFVTDAGTPGVSDPGNELISYLIEKESLIQITAIPGASSLTAALSICGFDTTHVVFVGFMPKKHQKQIYDTVKLSGYALCFYETSGRIIKTLDRMMAEFGEERNVFVGRELTKMYEETYRGSLMEVKLQIEKSVQKGEIVVVLDKGRKM, encoded by the coding sequence ATGAAAGATATTCCCGTTAACTTTGGCAAACTTTACATAGTCGCTACGCCGATAGGGAATTTGGCAGATATTTCAAACCGGGCAATTGATGTACTCAAAAACGTTAATTACATTTTGGCTGAGGACACGAGAGTGACGGCAAAACTTCTTAACCGCTTTGATATTGACCAAAGATTAGTTAGTTTTCACCAACATACACCAGAACAGAAATATCTATCAGTACTCAAAGATTTAATTGACGGCAAAAACATTGCCTTTGTTACCGATGCTGGTACTCCCGGAGTTAGTGATCCGGGCAATGAATTGATATCTTATTTAATAGAGAAGGAGTCTTTGATACAGATAACTGCAATACCTGGAGCATCTTCTTTGACTGCGGCATTGTCGATTTGTGGGTTTGATACCACGCACGTTGTTTTCGTAGGTTTTATGCCCAAAAAGCATCAGAAACAAATTTACGACACGGTGAAATTAAGTGGTTATGCACTTTGTTTTTATGAGACGTCAGGGAGAATAATCAAAACACTTGACAGAATGATGGCAGAGTTTGGAGAAGAAAGAAACGTCTTTGTGGGCAGGGAACTGACCAAAATGTACGAAGAGACGTATCGGGGAAGTCTGATGGAAGTTAAATTGCAGATTGAAAAATCTGTACAAAAGGGAGAAATTGTGGTTGTTTTGGATAAAGGGAGGAAAATGTAG